The sequence below is a genomic window from Lytechinus variegatus isolate NC3 chromosome 3, Lvar_3.0, whole genome shotgun sequence.
CATTGTCAGTTTCTTGAATGTGTGTTTTCATCGACCTTTGAAACATAATATGTTCTTTAAAATGACTTGCATGAAATCGAAAATACCTCTGGACGtagttttttttaactgtgatttTTTATAGGATCATTTTCTGTCAAATGTTTActgatttctttttgtttacatcgttgagtttattcatttattttgcagtTTAAGCCGATTTAAGCAGTTCATGAATACGAtacaattattttgatatagACATCATCATTTGTAACAAAATTTTGACTACTGAATGCGGTCAGCTTGTCACGGATGGATTATTTAGGAAAAGAACAGAAATTGTGAGGCCTGTAAATGTTAAGTGACCAAACGATATGACATGCTTCTGTAAGTTTAATAAATGCGTTCGTTTGTCATGGTTTCCTATTCATATGAAAATCAATTTATCTTTAGTATCACGGATGAACGAGATATAAATTGAGatgtgattcatttttttttttgctattttttcccccaaataaATTGACCTCGTCGAGTATTTTCTCAATCGAATATTAATCAATATGCTTCTCAATCGCCACTATGAACGTATCGTGGACGTACATCCCCCAAGTGATATTCAACCTgttgaaaatattatgattcCAATAGATTACCATTTCATGATTTTGCTATGAACCATTTAAACCAACAACTTGAGATACGAATAATTTGGTTAAGCCTCTTAACCTAAAAGATACATTTGTCACGGACCGTGACGCACAAAGCTGATTAATAATCGAACTGATTTTATTCCATGATTTACCGATTGAAGTCACTCTCATTAAAATCCCCCAAAACCCTTGGGATTCGTAGAGGGTTGAGTCAATGGTGTGACCTCAGCaccccattaaaaaaattgtccaTGTAAGTTATGCGATGCATGTTACTCTTAACCAGTAACTTAAGACAATCTCGTTCTTGTAGTCATAGTCTTGATGTATGTTAGCTTCTgattgtattttattgaaataatttctcATTTCAGTGGAATTTTCCCGCTGCAATGATCACACGGAAAGCTGCTGCAGCGATTGCAGCTGGATGCACAGTGGTAGTCAAACCAGCAGAAGATACTCCTCTGTCGGCCCTTGCATTGTGTGAGGTATACCTGATTTACAACATGTCTTGATACATGTTCTTAATGTAAAATACAATTGTGTTTGATTCATTGTAAATAGCAATCATCCTGTGAATACTGATTAAATTTGATCGTTTTAAGTTACTGATCTGGCTGTTCATTATTGGATGCGTGTCTATATGTTAAAAAAGCCTCAGAAACATACCAAACTACCTACACAGAGTTTGAAGATGAGCCAGACCAATTATCTTTCTTGGATGtacttttttatgaattatgCTCTAAGTGAACAAAACGGACAATATATCAAGGTTATAACTATAAATtttgatataggcctaatatCAACTAACGTTAATATATTAAGCATacgattttttatttattgtctaATGCTCTAGTTGGCCAACCAAGCGGGAGTACCGGCTGGTGTGTTCAACGTTGTACCGTGTTCTCGCTCCCATGCTGCAGATGTAGGGAAAATCATGTGTGAAAGTCCTTTGGTGGCTAAGATATCTTTCACTGGTTCAACACAAACAGGAAAGGTTTGTTtattttctccctttctctttttgtatGACGCTCGCTCAAGAACAAACGGAAGTCTATACAACGCAGCTAACCAATATAACGCCAAATGAAGTGAAATCATTCTAACAAAaactggcaattttttttttaattgatacaacatttaacatttttaaagaaaatttaagatCTGGAGTTGAGTCGAACAGTTAGCATTTTGTGTATGATTTAATCAGATTGAGAAATAACACAACGTTTATTTCAGCCATGGTTGGCATGTTACTGGTCTGTTCTTGACACGTTTTGCCTTTTCGTTTTAGAACCAATGAAACGTGGGGCCGAGGCAGACGGTACTACAGGGGATTTTTATGGTCACCGCCGCTATTGTTTTTGAAGTGATGTAAAGTAAAATTcttgaaatgacaaaaaaaaacagaagaaagagTATTAACAAAAGCTTGATTAGTTTTGTAACTATACAGTATTCGTATTATAtagggaaaaaataaatgaaatcaccTTTAGGTCACAATTGCCACCCATGAGCTAATTTCTTGTGAAATGGGACTTTTCATTTATTCTGGGATACCTTGTTTGCCAGTAGGAAAATTTGTATTTACTGTAACCATCCTCTTTCATGGTTAGTGATTGTATATTTacgtgtttttgtttttcagatCCTTCTCAAACAATCAGCTGATACAGTTAAACGTGTTTCCATGGAACTCGGTGGTAATGCACCATTTATTGTATTCAATTCAGCTGATGTAGACGCCGCTGTTGCAGGCGCCATGGTCTCTAAATTCCGCGGATCCGGACAGGtctgaataaacaaaatttaattgtccatgtacaattttttttcttcaaattttacaTATAGGCCCACTGTTGTGCTGACTGGCGTATCTAACGGTACCGTCTGTTTCGTTCAATAATGTTGTTGGCCACTTTAAGACGGCCGCAGGTTCAATTTGAACGTGGACATATTTTAATCCTTAAAAGGCTGGACAGGAGGAAAATCCACCCCAGACGTTTCGCAACTTTACGCTGTCACCTTTTTCTGTACCACCTCGTGCATCTCGTGCATAGTCATATCCAATTGTATTACacgtctgtaaaaaaaaaagaaaaaaaaccccacacaAACAAACAGTACGCCATTACGCGCggttatatatatttgtaatcgTATCACGGGATTTAAAAgaaaccgatcaatctcaaagAGTTTTATCCTGGTTATATATTGGTGCCGAAAAATTTCAACGAAAAAAAGTTGAAAGACaaagaattgaataaataataaattgaatttgattcCATTTTTTCCATGTATATTTGTAAAGAAGAGTACTTGAAACcaaagcaagtataattatctggagctttatttagtaaTTATTCAATCAATTAGAGAAAGTGATAGATGACTTTGTGGATAATGCAGGAATCCTTTTTCATCGCGATCTCGCGGTggacggccgagatctcaaaaAGTTATCTGCTTCCGCTCATTATAGAGCTCAGAacttgataatgattttaacAAGCCTCTTTCAAAGATCACAAGACATATGCTCCGGACTTAATATATCGGAGaacatagggttagagttaggattgtaatagagtttattattcagaataatgtaaagatgaGGAGAAGGGTTTATTCAGTTTTGGAAGTTAGGtgttatgtttggcttaatgtgCCGATTTTCCATTGAAGCAATTTTCGCCAGAGTAATGGTCTTGGTATCCTACCAAAACCTAAAGCTCGATAACGGTCATCAATCCAAATTTTCAAATTCAGTTTTGTCCCTGCGAACGAGGATTAACCTCACACTCGCAGCAATCTCCGTTACCCCATCCCTGAACTGAATTCTACGTACGAAGCTGTCCCACAGACGGTATCGTTAGTAGATGGCAGTATGAGACAGAGTTTTTAGAGCGTTATAAGTCATCTTTCACGTCATTATCGGATTAATCTAATGGAACTCGTGAAATTCATATAAACTTATCTTTAGAAGTGAATATAACTGAAATATCGTCAATCCTTCATTCGTATCTTGTCAATTTTCTCATGTTACTTGCTAAATATCCATGATTTAGGTAGAGACGAATTTTCGTATATTCGAGTGATATTTATTAACAGTCATACAAACTTTTGTTAATTTAAGTGTCAACAGTATAAGACTGCCTATTTGTTGGCGCGGGGTAAAATCTTTAATAATATTAGATGCATGACATGACACTTTATGTCAAACGGcatttacaaatatatgaaTCACTTGTATGAGCTTTCACATCCGTCCAAAGTCCCCATGAAATAGGccttatttcataggcacaaTCAGGACCCTGTTCGTGTTTTAGATCATATTTATTAGATATTCAAGATTTATGTAATTAGAAGTAGAAGACCAAaacattatacatttttatatgTCTTTTTTTCCATACATCATATTAACCTAAATTTGCATGACTCCTATAGTTCTAAACTAATTTCCATTTTCCACCACTTTTAGACCTGTGTGTGTGCCAACAGAATTTTTGTACAAGAGGAGGTGTATGAAGAGTTTTGTCAGAAAATGACGGCTGAAGTTGAGAAATTAGTAGTCGGCGATGGCATGGATTCCAATACAACACAGGGTCCTCTTATCAATGTGAAAGGAATGGAAAAGGTAGGTGATTTTTAAGTAAGAGTACAGACAACATGCAATCGATGAGATGTGATGTTTTAAGATACACAGTTTTGAAATGTTGGAGGTACATATTTCGGATTATAATTTTTGTCTATCGGGAAAGGATGCAGAAATCATATTTTGACAAATTGAAATACAGTAGACCTACTCATTTGAGTGTTAAACATTTGCCATCTCTCCCGGAACACTGTAGAAGTAATACATTTTACAGCTTGATTATTGAAACTAACGTAAGATGGGATGCATGTGGAAGCAGATCCAGAGGGGCACAGGGGGCATATGCTGCCTTTTAGCCCACGAAGACTTGTGCTTCCAAATGTATAAAAGTCGTTTTAATAGCTTATATAGTATTTTGGGGTCAATTTTCCCCATTTCAGAGCGAAAACCCTCTATTTTCTTGTCAtctgttttttatgtaaaaacatttttttaggaAAATGCTGCTTTTCCAAAGTAAAATGAGCACCGGTATACTCGGCTTAAAAGTGCACACTGAAAGCTTTGTCAGGATGTAAAACTGGAACTTTTTAGAAGTGAGAGGGAGACATATTCATAGGCATAATCTTTTCTGGTTCtttgtcatgaaataaaaacaaaaaaatgatatgatattagAGTGGATTTCCCAAGTGTTTGATATTCTTTGTTCTAGAATTTACATCCTAATTTTTCATTATGAAGCTAACTAGTTGGACATGAATTCATCTTCACAGGTGGTACTCTAATACATTAACTTTGTCTTCCAAAGGTGGAGGAACATGTACAAGACGCAATATCCCACGGAGGGAAGGTTCTAGTAGGAGGAAAACGGCATGCTCTAGGTGGTAGTTTCTATGAACCTACATTGATCCGTGATGTACCTACCGATGCTCTAGTTTGTAGAGAAGAAACATTTGGACCTCTTGCTCCAATTATTAAGTGAGTTTCATGAGGTAGTTTTGTTGTCAATTTTCTCAAGTTAATCACGTATATTTCGTGTGATCATTCGTTAAGCACTTTTATTTCAAGTCTggcttttcatttgtttttcttcaatgaGACACCCGTTCTACGTATATTCAACATGATTTAAGGCACCAACATTTTATATCTGTGctataatattttgtatatattatatcaCATTACATTTATGAGAGCCTCGGGAAATTACTTGGTAAAGTTTTATTTAAGTGGATATCAAATGTAATGTTTTTCACGCTGAATCCGAGGATAGTCGATGTTGAACTGATCGTTACAATGTGAACATTAAAGGtaatttaaatcagattttggagaaaatatatgcatatatgGGCGATCCAGAATACATCATTACAATATTACAAATAGTCAATATTTGTACAGCTGAAATGCATTTAATTTCTTATATAGTACTTCATGCAGACTGTAATGACTCAATAATTGAGTTACGGTAACGTGACTATGAATTTTATTCCTTTTGTACAGGTTCAAAACAGAGGCGGAAGTCCTTGCAATCGCCAACAGCACTCGGGTCGGACTCGCCGGCTACTTCTACTCCAACAACATTGGTCAAATCTGGCGTGTCGCTGAGAAGCTCGAAGTCGGTATGGTCGGCGTCAACGAAGGCCTCATCTCTACTGATATATCAGCGTTCGGTGGTATCAAGGAATCTGGAATGGGTAGGGAGGGGTCAAAGTATGGTATGGATGAATACCAAGAAATCAAATATGTGTGCTTCGGTGGGATCTAATCATAACAACATCCCATGCCATAATTTGGAATCATTCTGCCTGTGATTTAGAATGtatgtcattatttttatctatcTTCTCAGGATAAACTGGCATAATGTGAAGTCCTATTAAAAGCACGTGCGACTGTACAGCTCCTTTTTTAAAACGGTTGTAGCCAGTACTCATGAGGTACTCAATTACCAAAGAAATGGAAGCGGCTTGACGAGATCATATATCAGAAATGCGAAACGAGTGATAATATTCACGAGTTTTGCAAGTTTTCAATGCGAACAAGTTCTTCATTGACTTAATAAATTTTCGGTAGCCATCTACCTTCTTCAGGGAAGATTCGTGAATAATACTCACACGTCGCATTCGTGAAAGATATCCTTTATGATTTTAGAATATTTCAGGAGAAGCAGATTCTTACTGATAGTGATATAATTGCgtctcaattaaaaaaatagtacaaCCTTTTAGTCCAAAGCActtttcaatattgtcattattttctaAGTTTAGTGGTCATTATTTGTCAATCGGTAGGGTGGCATTAATTTTATgttgaaatgcatttttttttagtatcgACGGACTACAAATTTGCCACTCTTCTTTATTTTAAATTCTGCTAATgcgtgagatatatatattgtgtcatgtttttatttggttgGTGAATTACCGGTATAAACAGCACTAACTAATTTCACACATTGCATAGTCATTCTATTGTCCGAACATCATTGGTATGCCATTTTCGAGGTTTTAAGGTAATAAAGGATATAGAGGAtataggagaagaagaaggaggaggaggagaagaaaaagaagaagaggaggaagaagaaggaggaggaggagaagaagaagaagaagaagaagaaggaaggatTTAGAATGCAAGTCATTGGGAAGGGGAAACATGAAGTTGATAAAGACTTACAATATGGAGAAGATGAAGGGgggaaaggaaaggtaaaatatCGAATAAAGAGGAAAAGTAAATTATCGAATAAAGAGGCGTTGTAATGTTATATGTCAGTATTATATATGCCGTttgtattgtaaatttattgTCATTGATATATTATGCTTTTATTACAAAGAAATGTTTATCGTACCATTCCGGAAGTTGTATAACTGCGGACTACGACGGTCATGGTAGGACAAATGTGACGAAAACATCATAACCCGTTTAAAAGTTGTGTACGATAATATCTTTGGATCACCATAATCTGATTGTATCCCTCTAAACTTGAGAACTCTCTGATGTGACCATAGTGACGTACACGATAATTGCAAGATTTTTGCCGGTTTAATGGTTTTAGATGCTTTAACGATTTTCTTTACCGTGAAGTTTTACACatttcaaaaatcataaaatcacagtagttttttttttatatcttacGATACATGAATCACGCGATCTGTACAACTAAATTATTACGTTTTTATATATCACCGCGCAGAAATCACATTGCAAGATGACTGTATAGAACGTCAACATAAAAATAATAGGCATCTTCGATGTTCCTCTTGTGGCAAGTAAAATCGTAGATTAAATCCATTGATCGTAGCAAATGTAAAGTAGATGTTTGCTCTAGAGTAGACCCAATAAGAGTTCGTAAGTAATACGATGCATCTAGATGATATGAAACGTATGCCGTACACTGCGTCCATGTATTATTACCCCAAACCGTATGATAAAAACGCATaaagtattattttattattgaacGAAATGATGTAAATGTGACAGAATATATCATGgatttttgttgtatttttatatttgtgattgcattttgaaaactgatatttgtaataattacaattataaCTGAAATGGTTTTATCACTAAAAATAtgcatttgtttgttttgaatACAGTAtggtggtacatgtatattccaatatttaatattttaatttcgATGAATATCTTACCCATTTTGTGTCGACACAATGGTTTACAAAATCCGGAACATTTTATCTCATATTGTAGTTTTTGGTTCTAAACCAGGTAAAAAAAACTGGATATTACTTCATAGTCTAGGTGATTGgtgaaaaaatgttcaaaaatgGTACAAGCATGAAAATTGGCATGAAGGTAGAGTCAGTTATCCTAAATATttttagcagggggtgccaacGTGAGTTTCCTAAATATAGCAACGGTTATTAGGTATCTTAGTAACCGAGCTTTATTTGACTTAAGGAACAGTTTTACAAGCAATATGTCACATACATTTTTTATCTAAAGCATATTTCTTTGTATCACAACAATTTTGATCCATTTATTCATAGCAACGGTTTATAAGGGACCTTTTTCGATAGCAACAATAGTTTATCATAGATCAGATCATTATAATTTACTCAGAAGAGCTCAGAAATTAATTTTGGCCCATGGATTCcttatgtgatgaatgtttccATAGGTAGACCCAATGAGCACCAAAGCTTTCCAAATatttcctcaataaacaatagggtgtttttgtctcacctgcatagcagagtgagactataggcgccgcttttctgacggcaacggcggcgtcaacatctaatcttaacctgaggttaagtttttgaaatgacatcataacttagaaagtatatggacctagttcatgaaacttggccataaggtcaatcaagtattactgaacatcctattagagtttcatgtcacatgaccaaggtcaaaggtcatttagggtcaatgaacttagaccatgttgggggaatcaacatcgaaatcttaacctgaggttaaggttttgaaatatgatagtaatcaagtatcactgaatatcctgtgcaagtttcaggtcacatgatcaaggtcgaaggtcatgtgaggtcaatgaactttggccacattagGGGTGTTTGtggaattaccatcctatctctgtaagtgtattggtctagttcataaaacttggacataagagtaatcaattatcactgaacatcctgtgcgcattttaggtcacatgaccaaggtcaaaggtcaatgaactttggccataatggggttatctgttgaattaccatcataactttggaagttcattgatctgacttttgaaacttggccataagagtaatcaagtatcactgaatatcctgtgcaagtttcaggtcacatgatcaaggtcgaaggtcatgtgaggtcaatgaactttggccacattaggggtatttgtggaattaccatcctatccctgtaagtgtattggtctagttcataaaacgtggaattaagagtaaccaagtatcactgaacatcttgtgcaagttatagtagttctgaaagtcagcactgctgctatgttgaactgcgtgatgcaggtgagacggccagaggcattccacttgtaatgaatataatttttgtgaGCCACCACATCTTTTCTATTTAAGCATTGATACATTACAGCACCCCAGGAACATGTACACCATGTTTACCCGACCATGTTAAGTACCAGTTGCAAAGTAACATGTTTTCTGCAACCGATTGTTAAAGGCCGTATGGTAAGATTATTATTGCGTTTAAGAGGTACTCATACTTGTAGATGCGTAAAAACGTAAAACCTTGCACAAATTTAACTACCTCATGATATGGTTTATATTTCCAAAAACGATGTCTATGGGGTCCATATCATTGCCCTTGTTGCTTGTTAGAAAACTCATCTTAAAAACAATCTTTCTCCATTTGGAAACCATAATTATTAGGAATTACAAcctaaacataattatgtaaaaggTCAATCATTGATCAAACTATTTTCTACCGTCTTTTATAGTAAAGGGTTATTTGTTAATGTCTGTTATTACTATATAGTTACATGGTTATCAATGAATGATAATAGACCTCATGATTACTTATCTGAGCGATTGACAATAAAGGCAGAATTGATCGACACTTGTATCATCAATAATCAAAAGTATAGAAACCGTTGACATTCTGTAAATTTGTAGCTATTATCCAAGGAGGCCCTATTAATCACTTTTAAGACCCTGTATACCTACAAATGCCCTTTGAAAGAATTCcacaaaataaacatttaacgAAAGGTCACTCTTGTAGAAGAACGGTTACAAAAGCTGACCAGGAGGTCATGGGTTCTTACAACCTAAACATCTCTGATCCTTAATTTGGAGTGTTGTTCCGATTGGTCAGTTCCATTTCGAGGCATGTTGGCCTGGATCCTGCAGCTATATGATTGATCTGTCACGACGAAATCATGCAGAGGTTGATTTGGACTTGTATCTTCTGTTTCCAGGTGTTTTGACCTGGATCAATCCTGCATCTCCCGGATTTATCATCATGTCAAAGATCTCACAAGAGTTGATTTGGAACGGTCAGTTCTGTTTCAGGCGTGTTTGCCTGGATCCAGCAGCTCACTTGAAAGCTCTTGCAGAAGTTGATTTTGACCGGTTAGTTCCGATTGCAGGTGTTTTGACTTAGATCCTGCAGCTTCAAGATCTATCATGACTTTAAAGATTTTGCAGGACTATGCGCAGCTGACGTTGTCAAATACATGTGAAGCACTTGTAATATCAGGTTGTCTGGACGTGATCCATACTCGGCCACAGAACAGTAGCATTtagttctgatctgatatgcTTCTTCCTTCCATATACCTCCAATACTTCTTGGCATGTCCAAATCATATGGAAATGATTCTGCTGGAAGGACTATCACTTTTTCTCGCAATATAATGTCCTTATGGGGAGAAATGTTTCTTACACTTCGATTGATGGAAAATTAATCTTCCCATCGATAGGATGATGACTGTAATTCTCTTGATGTATTTCTCTGTTGCCTCCAATATTCTTTGTCAAGCGAAATATGCATTATTCACAGTGGCTTTGCTTTCCCTACTTATGATTAATCAAGAAAGTCTTAACttaattttttgacaaaatatatgCCCAAATTTTAGAAGGCATGTTAAATGTACGTTTGATTCATTCGCTATCGTATTTGAAGTCCCAACCTATTGGAAAATGTTCGGTTGTTCATTATGTATCttcatcatctacatgtatggaaaTGACTTTACTGCCCATGCAgcattattaacaaattaaaaaaaacatacatctgCAATTGTTTCTAAGTCTTAATAAAATAGATGCTGAAATATAATGGCCAATGAAAGAGGTAATCTCAAGCAGATTTGAAGCTAAACCAACACCTTAACACTGCTTACTATTTTCCAATCATACTTTTTGATGACCTGGTACAGCATAAAATATATTGCAGTCTACTGCTTCATCTACATGATTTATATCAAAATTGTCGCTGTCCGGAAatcagtagatggcaggtttgaatcccgctggttccaatttttttctgacttatgattttcattacagatcgagcatactgatcttaaaacaaatggagtaatgccgaaaatttgttaacaaattatgatttcctcctattaaagcctctttgTATACTATATATGAATCTAGTTGATAGAGCTTCGACATAAGAATAATCAAATATCATTGAATATCCTGCGTGAGATTCAGATcaaatgaccaaggtcatttaagttttttttaagtgttgaATTgccgtcataactttgaaagattatggatataattcattaaacaaggacgaaatggtaatcaagtatcacttattGTTTTGCACGAGTcttatgtcacatgatcaagatctgaggtcatttagggtaaatgaaTAGAGTTATCATATCAATGGTGTTTTTTTGTAATGTGAGGGGCAGAGAAATATggagaaggaagaaaaataaaattcatgtagttttttattaatacaaaattgaatatatgaaattaagtttttgaaattttgtaatatttaatgattt
It includes:
- the LOC121410954 gene encoding glutarate-semialdehyde dehydrogenase-like translates to MAHRLGRRLPGAGALRIRLLGRGNDSGVSNSARFIWVVDTPTSKLHARGSSLVYMQWCKMSTSSTHSSLFREQAFINGTWVAAKSGATYQVTNPANGSTIATVADGDASDMEEAIRVANDAFYGPWRDSTSKERALILRRWAELMTQNQEELAKILTSENGKPLSEAMGEIGYAASFNEWFSEEARRAYGDVVSSPVKTKRMIFIRQPVGVAAMITPWNFPAAMITRKAAAAIAAGCTVVVKPAEDTPLSALALCELANQAGVPAGVFNVVPCSRSHAADVGKIMCESPLVAKISFTGSTQTGKILLKQSADTVKRVSMELGGNAPFIVFNSADVDAAVAGAMVSKFRGSGQTCVCANRIFVQEEVYEEFCQKMTAEVEKLVVGDGMDSNTTQGPLINVKGMEKVEEHVQDAISHGGKVLVGGKRHALGGSFYEPTLIRDVPTDALVCREETFGPLAPIIKFKTEAEVLAIANSTRVGLAGYFYSNNIGQIWRVAEKLEVGMVGVNEGLISTDISAFGGIKESGMGREGSKYGMDEYQEIKYVCFGGI